Below is a genomic region from Miscanthus floridulus cultivar M001 chromosome 1, ASM1932011v1, whole genome shotgun sequence.
CAAGTGGAAGGCAAATGGTGGTTGCGCGTCGGAGAcattagcctgttcgcttgctcgtaaacgatcgtaaatttttagccaagaatattgtttttctctcacaccaaactagccagcagtaaataatccacgatctgATTGCTTGTCCACGGGTTCAAAGGCGGCGGCTCGCACGTTACACAGCCATACTGACAAGACAGGCAAGACGAGATTCCAAATGTCAATAATTGCATTGCATTTTGTGTAGAAGAATGAATCAAATGAACAGGAGATAAGATCTCAACGAGACTCTACAGTTCACAACCCCATCAAAGAAGCTATCTACAGTGACAGTACCCTGGCCGGAAGGAATACATTTGTGTGTGCATGACAAGCTGGGTAGGATATacgaagagaaaagaaaaaaaatgggtgGCAactcgtgctgctgctgctgctgctggatcatcATCAGTTGGTGCAGTTCCATCTGGCGGTGGGCACGCAGCTGAGGTAGTGACACCAGTTGCAGCTGTCGTTGGCGTTGGCGCCGCGGAAGACCATCGCCATGCCGACCGCGAATCTGCAGAGGAAACAAGACGACACACGCAAGGAATGTGTTCACGTACAGCTTGAGCGTGGCTGTTGAGACCTCGAGACTTAAAATATGAGTAAGTGCATGCTAGTCTTCTCTAAACAAAACGACATAGAGTATCGTGCACAGCGTGGTTGTCAACACGGTGCACGTTGGCTAGCTAATAAGCTAGTGAAGGTTGGCTGGTGAGGAGAAAAAGGAGAATCCAGGCACGTTACTCCTGTGCTGGACAAAGCAAATGGCCAGCTACGCAGGCATATATGATAACATACAGTAATAAATAAATCAGGAGAGCGACGGGTAGTGACTGCGAGAGGGTGCCCCTTTCTCCTGAACCGTGCTAGGACTCTCTAGCCGGCTGCGGGCTGCCAATTCATCACTTCACATGATGTGATAGTACTCTAGAGCCCGGGAGGCAAGGGCAACATCACCGTTGCTTCGTGGCGCATTGTCAATGCCCACCGCACATCGCATCAGCACGTACGATGCCTGCCTTAATCTTTCGACCGGTGTACTACGTGCGTTGACCAAATGGTGTGGAAATGGTGTGTGCATGCATGTGGTGATGGTGAACGGGTGATGTGATCGATGCTTacccgacgacgaggaggagcagGGCGACGGCGAGGAGGATCCACTGGTAGGCGAGGTACTTCCTGGCGGTGCAGGGTGTGCCGGCGGGGAGGCTGTAGCGCTCCATCCACCCGAAGTGCGGGCGCATGAGGACGACGAAGCCGAGGAGGAACCCCGCGAGGAATCCGCCGATGTGCGCGAAGTTGTTGACGTGGGGCAGGATGCCGAGCACCAGGTTGACGGCGGCGACGAACAGGAGCGTCGCCACGGCCGCCGCCTTGTTGGTGTAGATGGTCCAGTTGGTGAGGAGCTCAGAGAGCATGGCGCCCAGCAGGCCGAAGAGCGCGCCCGAGGCACCCACGGAGATGTGGTTCCGGATGAAGAGCGACGACAGCACGGCGCCACCTAGGCCGGAGAGGACGTAGATCGCACCGATCCTCACTGCAAAAGAACATTTGGGGACATTTCAGTTGCAGATTTGCAGTGCAATTATTGGGGTACTCCAGGTAGGTAAGGTAGCTGCTCCTGCTCTGCACTACTGACCGTATCCGAACTGCTGTTCGAGGCGCATGCCGACGAAGAGGAGGCAGAGCATGTTGGCGACCAGGTGGAGGACGCCGGCGTGGAGCCACATGCTGGAGAGGAGGCGCCAGCCCTGGTGGTGGTGCACCACCTTCTCCCAAACCAGTGCCCCCATCTTGGTGAGCCTGCAATGCAGTTGCACAGCACAACGAAAGTACAGGGCGTCAGGCAGGCAGGCCCCACATCTGGTGTGGTGTGATCTGAATATCTCATCTGATCGCACATCACATTCATGCACGCATGCTGTTGCTGTCAGCCCAGCCCCACTGGGAACTGATAACTGCAACTGATCCAGCTAATTCCGTCTTGTCCCACAGTTCGGCTCGGCTAGGCTGTATGATGAGATTGAACTGCTGCTATGCCCTACCGCATGTTTTTCTAAGCGATCCATCCAGTCGTACTCCACGAACTCCTGCTGGGGAAATAATTTGCCTACGTTCTGGATCTGAACCAACTAACCGGACTGTAATGATTGTTTACCGCTACTGATTGGAAGAAGGGGAGAAAAAGTAGTTCTTCGGGAAGGAAAACAGGTTGAAACGACCAATCTGCAATGACCAATCTTCCGTAGCTAGGTAATAGAGCACTGGCGTGCTATGAAGAAGTTTGCAGGCAACGCAAGCAAAGCAAGCAGTGACAGATTCTCTGCAAGAACATAACAGAAGCAGCACGTCTCCAATCCAATCATTGCGTTAGTGAGTCCCCGATGACTAGACTAGATCCGATGCAGGTTGCAGAAGCCAGCCCAGGAATTTGATCGATGGATCGATTGAACAGAAATGAGTAGAGGGACGAAGGAACGAACGAATAGTTGTACTCACGTGGCGGAGGATGGTCCGAGGAGCGGGTTCTGTCGCAGCGGCTGGAAGGAGAAGCGGCCGAGGAATCGGGCGATGCACTTGCCGTCGCGCGGCGTCGTGTGCGCGGGGCAGTTGTTTGCGTACATGGTGATGACGAAGACGGTGATGTTGGCGACGAAGAAGACGGGGACGATCCATGGCACCCACTCCCGCTCCCCCTCGTGCTGCGGGTACAGCGGCGACGGCACCTTGCCGGGCTCCTTCCTCACCACGCCGCCCTTCTCCACGTCCGCCCGCGTCGCCATGCCTTGCCTTGCGCGTGGGTGTGGTGCGTGAGCTCCTGCAGGGAGAGCGAGCGAGAGAGGTGGTGTGCGGGTTGGTGTAGTAAGGAGGAAGGACGGCGAGACGTGAGGAGCGGCGGGGTGGGAATAAATAAACGGAAACGCGCGAGCCGGAGGAGGCGCGGCGCGGCGGTTTTTCTTTGAATTCCCCAGGCAGGGCAGGGGTGGCGCATGGCTGGCTGCCGCGGAGCGACCGTGTTGTGGTGGCACTGTAGTGGCGTGGAAAAAAGAGTTGGACGTGCGTGCGGCGGCTGCAGGTAACCGTAAAACTACCTGCTGCCAGCTGTTTTCACTTTGAACCTAACACCAACCACTGAGCGACAGCGTGCGTCACGGTTGCCACGGTTATGACCTTGTATACATCTATCAATGCTTATCAAGGTCGATGTACTGTTGTGCTGTCACGTTTACGTCTGCAGCAAAACTGCCTAACACAGGGCCCGGCGACCCTAGTAGGCGCCGATGCCCGGACAGCAGCGCCTGCCTCTTTCCTTGCATGACCTTGTGGGTCGGCGTCTACCACGCTTGGCCCAGGCTGCATCCGACGATCAATGATGAGTAGGGTTTTGTTTAACATTTGCAGAGGAGGAGGAATCATGACAAGGTGGGCTTGCCGGAGAGTTCGTTTTGCGATTTGTTTAATGGCTCGTATCACCGGCGATGAACGTGTGATTAGATCTGATGATGGTGGCAGGCAATGATGATGCGACGACGCTAGTGCACGCAGCAGCAGCAAAGAATTTCAACTACTAATTCGGAAACACTAGTATATCCAGTGAAGACTGCTTTTGATTTGGCAATGATATGTCGACGAGCCACTCGGTTTCTTCGCTTGCCGTTCCCGAGCTTTTTGTGCCACACTGTAACTCGGTTGGCGCCGACAGGCCTGGTGGTTGTACATGCATGTCTGCAGCAAGCATGAAACATGCATCCGATGCCTTTGTTTTTGTCTGCACCTATCTATCTTGCTTACCGGAAAAGCAACGCACCCTTGTGGCCCGGCTATCCTACGCGGCCACGGCCATCAGGCCATGGTCCGGCAGGCTCATGGTCTCATGGAACCTGTAAGGAAACGGCCCGCCGGCGGTCTACGCGGCCTGGGTGAGTGGGGTCTCCGGAGGCGGCCGCGGGTTTGGCTCGGCAGGGCAGCTCGCCCGCGCGTGGCTTGTTTCCGCGTCTCCCGGTATCGCGCCGCGTGTCGGCGTGCGTGAGTTGGCGCGCGGGCAGGCAGCTGAGCTGGGGTATGTATGATATGGATGTCCACAGCTTGTTGTTTGCCGCGGCCGGCCGAGTTGTCTGCCGCTCGATCCGCTAGCTGCGCGTGCCACGCCAGCCTGCTGATTCATCAGTGCCCCCACATCCCGCCTCGTAGGTATGATGATTGATTCACACATTGAGAGGCCTCTCCAATTTAATTGAATCAGGCCTCTCTATCAGCCTCTTTACGCCGAGCACCGAAACAAGCAAAGGCAAGAAAACTCGCACTGCTCGATCATCATCGTGCAGTTCGTCGCTACCACGAAACAAAGCAAAAGTTCACGAGTGAGCTGGCCGTGTCGTAAATGTTTGACCGGTCAATTCAGTCAAGTATTTATCGGACCACCAGCCATGCCATGAGAAATTGGTATCACGGTCACGGGTCGGCACTCGGCAGCCGCGGTTCCCGTGGCCACCGTGGGGGCGACCTGGGTGGCGGCAGGTCGCGCGCCGACCACTCAAATAATAATTATTGTCGTCGCCCGCGCTATGAGGAATTGGGCCGACGGCCGCGTGCGCGTATGCGGCCCAAATCATCTTCCAGCGAAACTAGCCCGTGTTCCGGCGCGCACACTTCAGCCCAGCTTGCAATGGCCCGTGTTCCGCGGAACGCTTCAGCCCAGCTTGCACGTAAAATGCATATATAAATGTAAAAagataaataaaagaaaaaaagagtccATGCGAGCATTCGAACGGACCTCTTGATTCACGGGTGTTACTATCGACAACTGCCCCATGTAGATTTTTGTGTTTGGTGTGAAATAGTTTTGTTATTATATTACCAGACCATTCAAAAGTCCAATAAATAAATCTGCAACCATCACAACAATAATATTCTATATCTATACTAAAATATGCCACAGGAAATTTTATGAAAACTGAAAAAAAACTAAGTAACACCGAAAACAAATCATGGTAAAAAAGACAAATGAAAAACTCGTgtatatatcatagaacatcacacgtatattacgtgaacatcacaaaattcAAAATACAACATCGCATGTATAATACGAGAACatcataatatacatcatagaacatcacatatataatacGTATACATCATAACATacgtcatagaacatcacatatatactacgCGAACATTACAAAAATACATCCTAGAACATCTATGTATATTACCGAACATCTCaaatacatcgtagaacatcGTATTGACACTACACGAACATCACTAAAAAATAGCATAGAACATCGTATATATATACAACGTGAATAtcataaaaaacataaaaatataaaataaaataataaaattagtgaagtaaATAATTAGAGTCAACTAAAAAGAAGAAAATATGCTACCGAACATTAAAAAATATCCTAGAACATCAATGTATGCTTACtgaacatcataaaatatatCGTAAAATATATCGCCTCCACTGCGCCATGGGCAGATCTGCTGTGGCCGCCTCCACCCGAACTCATCCCACCTGTGGTCACCTCCACCGCGCCGCGTGCGCTCCATCTGCTTGCCGCGCCACCCACCCGAATTCACTTAAgcaacaaggagatgttgcgctgaaaacGCATGTTTCAAAGGGTTCGaaggtatgtttcaagtgtttcatatagatGTTACAAAAACAGACCCGGATGTTACAtgtattgcaatggctatacatgtatgttgcaagtgtctgctcaaaatattttatctgtttcagacgtatattgcaagtgcctgttcaaaatgtttcatccgttttagatgtatgttgcctgtgtttatctggatgttgcatatgttacaacaGTTATATACATATGTtccaaatgtatgtttcaaatgttttagttatttcagacgtatgttgctgCAAGTGTTTCACGAAGCGTATACTCTTGGATGGGACGACCAGAGTGATGCGGTGCGCATCTGAGGCAGAGCGTATGGATTCCAGTGTTCGCATGCGAAACAGGGCACTGGAGCAGGTGCAGGCGGTCCCCTTGGGCGCGAAGGAACAGAGCGGGGGCGCACGCAATAGAGCAGGTGTAACACccatggtgttacgagcttgtttagcactgtgacttaggcctaagaaaatttttcgaaacgagtttctcggatttttattTAAGACGTACTTGTCGTgataagtgaatcctgtgtgacttagttttgggGATTCTAATAAACGCCTAAGTTacattactcagtgcgtaaagatatttaggaatgtcgaacgataaTTCTGACGAATAAATAGTGAAcgatttgttctattagattaagcaggaaaagcaacttttataaataaaataaatccattaataaatataaCGATATATATATAGCCTTGGTCTAGTGACATGGTACGTATAGACTCATTTTAGTCCCTATGATAAGTTGGTAATGTACCCGCCACAACTGCTCGTCTGGCCGCTTCATAAATTTACGTGGTTGGTGTAAAACACGTTACAGACGTAAGATAGCGCAGCAGCTTAGCAGTCTTCATTTACTTTTCCTGGCGCGGCGTGCAGCGTACTAGCTTGGCATTGCAATTATGCACTGTCTCGTCTTCCGTCGTGGCTCTGCACCCCGTCACGTCCGTTTGCCTGCGTCCTTGTCTTCTCTCCCTCGCTTACGTCGTGTCCGATATTTTTAATAGGAGCACGTGGTCCTGCCCCTGCCACGTCGTGTCCTCTCTCTGCCGTGCACCGCCGAGTAACCACTGCCTCCGTTATCCCATTGAACTGATAACCTTGTCGTGCTGTCTCTACTACCTACTTCGGCTTGTCTCTGTCTGCTCTGTCTCTCAGTGTTTTTTCAGGCCGAGTCAAGTCGTGCCGGGCCTATCTCTCCCTCCCTTCCTTTTTCCTTTGCTGCACCGAGCCCTCGTAGCATCGCCGCCAAACCCCATACTCCTCCCTTTTCTTCTGGCTGCGTTGCTCTCTTCGATGCAGTCGTCGTGCCTCATGCCGTCCGTCGTGAGCTCCACTGCCTCACCGTTCCTACAGCTTTCAGCACCGCTTCCCCCGTGCCCGCACGTCGGCGTACCCACCATGGCTGCGACCGTCGTTGTCTGGCCCGGACGCCGAGCCCTGCGAAGCTCCCTTTTGCCTCGCGCTGGTCCTCGCCCCCCCCCGCAGCTGCGCTGCTCCTCCTGAGCCATCACGCCCGTGGCCCGCTGCTCCGGGCGGCCTCCGGCAGCACCTGCGGCCACTCCCATCACCGTGGCCATCGTCTTGCCATGGACGGCGCCGTCTCGGCCATGCCGCCCCACCTCCTGCGCGCACAAGCTCCACGCTCCACGCTGGTACGGCTGCTCCGCGGCGCTGCTTCTCTTAGGTGCACCCCACCATCATTCGTGCCAGGTTCGCTGGTGCCGAAGGGCCTGCCTCACTGAGCCACCATGACCCGCACGCCGCCACCACCGAGCGCGTCACGCCCGCTCGTCGTTGCCCTATTCCCCTTATCTTTGCGCTACCTTTTCTGCGCGCCTCGACGTGCTGGTGCTCCGTCGGTGCTGAGGAACTTGCCTCGCCGGCCACCGTGTCCCACGGCCGCTGAGCCTGCGTTGCCCGTGTCGCTCCTCCTGCCGTCATCCACACCGAAAGCCACTGTGCCGTGCTTTGCCCCGGTCCACGCTGTGGCCAGGGCAAGCATGGTCGTGTTCGCGCACCTCCCCGCGCCGCTCCGTCTTCGCTACCGTTGCCCCCACGACAGCACCACCGCCGCTTTGGCCGGCGCTCCGTTTCTCTGCTCCGTGCTCTGCCTTTGGGGAGTAAGAAAAGGTGAGAAGGTAAATAAAGACTATGCATGGTGCTTATTGCAAAAATACGTGACCCATATGAATAGTATGGTACCAAATAAGGAGAAGTGCAGGGCCATTTTTGCATAACCGCCAGGCTAGTTGGGCAGGCCGCGCGTGGGCCAGTTTGCTGGGCCGTCCACGCCATTGTGGCTTGTCGCCTAGGCCATCGGTCGAGCGCGCCTGGGGCTCGCACGCGCTGGGCTGGCCTTTGGTCGCCGCGCCTGGGCTGCTCGCGCCACGCCCCGTCGGGGCCGGCATGCTCCTGCGTTGCTGGGCCGTTCGTGCCCGCGCGCTTGCGTCGACCCGTGCCACCGCGCCTGGGCCGCCTATGCGTAGATTTCCACTGGGCTGAAAAGGTGGCCGCTGGCCCTTTAAGTTTTCTAAGCAATTGTTAATTTAGTTTCAGAAATAAATTTgtacaatcaatataaatttgtatagttgtccaaaaattatgaaaccagttttgttaagtttctaaaatcatgatctacctaatagggtattttgttcgcataggttCGGTATATTTTTAGGatttctctaattattttaacatgcttaatagtgttaaaaggtgaacttgtaggaatttccatgataaattggtgatagtattaactctaaaatttttatagtaaattactaatattattatctgctcac
It encodes:
- the LOC136509322 gene encoding RHOMBOID-like protein 2 — protein: MATRADVEKGGVVRKEPGKVPSPLYPQHEGEREWVPWIVPVFFVANITVFVITMYANNCPAHTTPRDGKCIARFLGRFSFQPLRQNPLLGPSSATLTKMGALVWEKVVHHHQGWRLLSSMWLHAGVLHLVANMLCLLFVGMRLEQQFGYVRIGAIYVLSGLGGAVLSSLFIRNHISVGASGALFGLLGAMLSELLTNWTIYTNKAAAVATLLFVAAVNLVLGILPHVNNFAHIGGFLAGFLLGFVVLMRPHFGWMERYSLPAGTPCTARKYLAYQWILLAVALLLLVVGFAVGMAMVFRGANANDSCNWCHYLSCVPTARWNCTN